Proteins encoded in a region of the Haloglomus salinum genome:
- a CDS encoding E3 ubiquitin ligase family protein, with translation MATVHILLTVAGVVVMGAGFMLGRAGDRRRKRHSRLATTIPAGTGRTTERGLVELTGTVVPAPDAPVRTVEPDPDGAFTAPVSGTEHAVLTAWRATRGKGGTGLAGTRRVATGFRSVPFYVDDGRSRVLVDPGSLATRDFEFDSELGAPASTVRTARATIDLGGFDSEVFAPAQTAADERLTRWVQDSPHLRANEGLENRTYEETVLQAGDEVYVLGYARRDTGRAGGSSELLMGGDDDRFPTDEAVVTHPVDGTRMLVSTREKRRLLDESADGQRLYMAGSVVLLLGFALALAATMQLVP, from the coding sequence ATGGCGACGGTGCACATCCTGCTGACGGTCGCCGGCGTCGTGGTGATGGGGGCCGGGTTCATGCTGGGGCGGGCCGGGGACCGCCGCCGGAAGCGCCACTCGCGGCTGGCGACCACCATCCCGGCCGGGACCGGCCGGACGACCGAGCGCGGCCTGGTCGAGCTGACTGGGACGGTCGTTCCCGCCCCGGACGCACCGGTCCGGACGGTCGAGCCGGACCCGGACGGGGCGTTCACGGCGCCCGTCTCGGGGACCGAGCACGCCGTCCTGACGGCCTGGCGGGCGACCCGTGGGAAGGGCGGCACGGGCCTCGCCGGGACACGCCGGGTCGCGACCGGCTTTCGCTCGGTCCCGTTCTACGTCGACGACGGGCGCAGCAGGGTACTCGTCGACCCGGGGAGCCTCGCGACCCGCGACTTCGAGTTCGACAGCGAACTCGGGGCGCCCGCCTCGACGGTCCGGACGGCCCGCGCGACCATCGACCTCGGCGGGTTCGACAGCGAGGTGTTCGCCCCCGCCCAGACGGCCGCGGACGAACGCCTGACCAGGTGGGTGCAGGACTCCCCGCATCTCCGGGCGAACGAGGGACTGGAGAACCGGACCTACGAGGAGACGGTGCTCCAGGCCGGCGACGAGGTGTACGTCCTCGGCTACGCCCGCCGGGATACGGGCCGGGCCGGCGGCTCCTCGGAACTGCTGATGGGCGGCGACGACGACCGCTTCCCCACCGACGAGGCCGTGGTGACCCATCCGGTCGACGGCACCCGGATGCTGGTCTCGACGCGGGAGAAACGCCGGCTACTCGACGAGAGCGCCGACGGCCAGCGGCTCTACATGGCTGGAAGCGTCGTCCTCCTGCTGGGCTTCGCGCTCGCACTCGCCGCGACCATGCAACTGGTTCCGTGA
- a CDS encoding RtcB family protein, producing the protein MPIELDGEYTTARVMVEDESLVGEGLLEQVQEFVDHPAFTEPVVVQPDGHWGMGAPVGFTMPLPDRVVPNVVGVDVGCGMTVTHLGDSLPLAHAERERHVREAVPMGRSVHDYDDAVHLVDEFPFARANERFERFDRSFRERFGESIDPTFEFDGYDGDYFEALCERVLADQRQGMGYVIRSAGTLGGGNHFVEFARARESGDYYLVVHSGSRYLGKAVAEFWQARATQLRNADRVRERIDSDDRRFLKFDPDDVSDEELFRWVTGGMGESHIRKERLREELEGKAIERTFARLGDLQPPSGDEGRNTALDPLVGREAHGYYVDMLFAQQYARWNRELMSAAVCDALGVAPEETWHSVHNYIDFHDLTIRKGATPAREGERLLVPFNMAEGAVIARGKGNDDWLSTAPHGAGRRMGRRDAHDRLSMADFEAAMDGVYSESVVEDVLDEAPAAYKPADAIERALEPTAEVVERLEPVHNLKATD; encoded by the coding sequence ATGCCCATCGAACTGGACGGTGAGTACACGACGGCACGGGTGATGGTCGAGGACGAGTCGCTGGTCGGGGAGGGACTGCTCGAACAGGTCCAGGAGTTCGTCGACCACCCCGCCTTCACCGAACCCGTCGTCGTCCAGCCCGACGGTCACTGGGGGATGGGCGCCCCGGTCGGGTTCACGATGCCGCTGCCGGACCGCGTGGTTCCGAACGTCGTCGGGGTCGACGTGGGCTGTGGGATGACGGTCACCCACCTCGGCGACTCGCTCCCGCTGGCCCACGCCGAGCGCGAGCGCCACGTCCGCGAGGCGGTCCCGATGGGCCGGTCGGTCCACGACTACGACGACGCGGTCCACCTCGTCGACGAGTTCCCGTTCGCCCGCGCGAACGAGCGGTTCGAGCGGTTCGACCGCTCGTTCCGCGAGCGCTTCGGCGAGTCCATCGACCCGACCTTCGAGTTCGACGGCTACGACGGCGACTACTTCGAGGCGCTCTGCGAGCGCGTCCTCGCCGACCAGCGTCAGGGGATGGGCTACGTCATCCGCTCGGCGGGGACGCTCGGCGGCGGCAACCACTTCGTCGAGTTCGCCCGCGCCCGCGAGTCGGGTGACTACTACCTCGTGGTCCACAGCGGCTCGCGCTACCTCGGGAAGGCGGTCGCCGAGTTCTGGCAGGCCCGCGCGACCCAGCTCCGGAACGCCGACCGGGTCCGCGAGCGCATCGACTCCGACGACCGGCGCTTCCTGAAGTTCGACCCCGACGACGTGAGCGACGAGGAGCTGTTCCGCTGGGTCACCGGCGGCATGGGCGAGTCCCACATCCGCAAGGAGCGCCTCCGCGAGGAGCTCGAAGGCAAGGCCATCGAGCGGACCTTCGCCCGTCTGGGGGACCTCCAGCCGCCCTCGGGCGACGAGGGGCGCAACACGGCCCTGGACCCGCTCGTCGGGCGCGAGGCTCACGGCTACTACGTGGACATGCTGTTCGCCCAGCAGTACGCCCGCTGGAACCGGGAGCTGATGTCGGCGGCCGTCTGCGACGCGCTGGGTGTCGCGCCCGAGGAGACGTGGCACTCGGTCCACAACTACATCGACTTCCACGACCTCACCATCCGGAAGGGCGCCACCCCGGCCCGCGAGGGTGAGCGCCTCCTCGTCCCGTTCAACATGGCCGAGGGCGCCGTCATCGCCCGCGGGAAGGGCAACGACGACTGGCTCTCGACGGCCCCGCACGGCGCCGGCCGCCGGATGGGCCGGCGCGACGCCCACGACCGCCTCTCGATGGCCGACTTCGAGGCCGCCATGGACGGCGTCTACTCCGAGTCCGTCGTCGAGGACGTGCTCGACGAGGCCCCGGCGGCGTACAAGCCCGCCGACGCCATCGAGCGTGCGCTGGAGCCGACCGCCGAGGTTGTCGAGCGGCTAGAGCCCGTTCACAACCTGAAGGCGACTGATTAG
- a CDS encoding sensor histidine kinase yields the protein MLSTLGGTASLPLLVYAGVFLAAALACVASLTRLSAIEDDDTRRGMAGLLVASGLWSVSHVVFLVVPVTALRLAAYYTGLVVGFAAVGAWLYFCSAYTGRALHRNTTYRRIAVAVFAVVVAVKLTNPIHGLYFTTTAATTPFPHLAVEHRLFHWLAMGLSYALAAVGGFMLLELFTLTGYDTRALTLLLGLTGLPLLFDILGRRSTMLVDMTYEPLGVAAFAVGVLFVFSTRFQAVRLAGDVDDPVVVTGESGVIRDMNAAAVDLFPGLEGAVGERLADRLPALAGNLDADERVLELERDGETCYFLISTNPFTVGNTRIGRMVIISDITREERYRRQIERQNERLGQLAGVISHDLRNPLNVASGRLEMERANRDSENLAAVAESLSRIRRLIENLLTLAQEGLDVGDTSPVSLETLVERAWSTVETGDAELRVVDDLLFMADVDRLRQALENLFRNAVEHGGDVTVTVGLCEDGDGFYVADDGPGIPPEERQRVLEFGESDSDGSGLGLAIIDTIAEAHGWSLSITDAEGGGARFEFVGVEPVEEGERADDEGERAQHGGEGAQHGDSELGMESGWEQAGGEAE from the coding sequence GTGCTCTCCACACTGGGCGGTACTGCGTCGCTCCCCCTGCTTGTCTACGCCGGCGTGTTCCTAGCGGCGGCGCTGGCCTGCGTCGCGAGCCTCACCCGGCTGTCAGCCATCGAGGACGACGACACCCGTCGGGGGATGGCGGGACTGCTCGTCGCGAGCGGCCTGTGGTCGGTTTCGCACGTGGTCTTCCTCGTCGTCCCCGTCACGGCGCTCCGGCTGGCAGCCTACTACACCGGCCTCGTCGTCGGGTTCGCCGCGGTCGGTGCGTGGCTCTACTTCTGCTCGGCCTACACTGGCCGGGCCCTCCACCGGAACACGACCTACCGGCGCATCGCGGTCGCCGTCTTCGCGGTCGTGGTGGCGGTGAAGCTGACGAACCCGATCCACGGGCTCTACTTCACCACGACGGCAGCCACGACGCCGTTCCCCCACCTCGCCGTCGAGCACCGGCTGTTCCACTGGCTCGCGATGGGGCTGTCGTACGCGCTCGCGGCCGTCGGCGGCTTCATGCTGCTGGAACTGTTCACGCTGACCGGCTACGATACCCGGGCGCTGACACTCCTGCTGGGACTGACGGGCCTGCCCCTCCTCTTCGACATCCTCGGCCGGCGGAGCACGATGCTGGTCGATATGACCTACGAGCCGCTGGGGGTGGCCGCCTTCGCCGTCGGAGTGCTGTTCGTCTTCTCGACCCGGTTCCAGGCTGTCCGGCTGGCCGGCGACGTGGACGACCCCGTCGTCGTCACCGGTGAGTCCGGCGTCATCCGGGACATGAACGCGGCCGCCGTCGACCTGTTCCCGGGGCTCGAGGGTGCCGTCGGCGAGCGGCTGGCCGACCGGCTCCCGGCCCTCGCCGGCAACCTCGACGCCGACGAGCGCGTGCTCGAGCTCGAGCGCGACGGGGAGACGTGTTACTTCCTCATCTCGACCAACCCGTTCACCGTCGGCAACACCCGTATCGGGCGGATGGTCATCATCAGCGACATCACGCGCGAGGAGCGCTACCGCCGGCAGATAGAGCGGCAGAACGAGCGACTCGGACAGCTGGCCGGCGTCATCTCGCACGACCTCCGGAACCCGCTGAACGTGGCGTCCGGGCGGCTGGAGATGGAACGTGCGAACCGCGACAGCGAGAACCTCGCGGCCGTCGCCGAGTCGCTCTCCCGTATCCGCCGGCTCATCGAGAACCTGCTGACGCTGGCCCAGGAGGGGCTCGACGTCGGCGACACCTCCCCCGTCTCGCTCGAGACGCTCGTTGAGCGCGCGTGGTCGACCGTCGAGACCGGGGACGCCGAGCTCCGGGTCGTGGACGACCTGCTGTTCATGGCGGACGTCGACCGACTCCGCCAGGCCCTCGAGAACCTGTTCCGAAATGCGGTGGAACACGGCGGTGACGTGACCGTCACTGTCGGGCTGTGCGAGGACGGCGACGGCTTCTACGTCGCCGACGACGGCCCCGGTATCCCGCCCGAGGAACGCCAGCGCGTGCTGGAGTTCGGCGAGAGCGACAGCGACGGCAGCGGCCTCGGACTGGCTATCATCGACACCATCGCCGAGGCCCACGGCTGGTCGCTCTCCATCACCGACGCCGAGGGGGGCGGCGCCCGCTTCGAGTTCGTCGGCGTCGAGCCGGTGGAGGAGGGTGAGCGGGCGGATGACGAGGGTGAACGGGCGCAGCACGGCGGTGAGGGGGCGCAGCACGGCGACAGCGAGCTGGGCATGGAGAGCGGCTGGGAGCAGGCCGGTGGCGAGGCCGAGTAG
- a CDS encoding bacterio-opsin activator domain-containing protein gives MTSTASGVLDAATIVVVGDTAWINAYSDALRKQSDATVHRVSTASAARETLRQTAVDCIVADYSLPETTGIELVRRIRDTTTTLPILLGTADGSETIASAAIEAGVTDYIAVTDRPGALIEDALQRTEQALREAQRAATRLERARQFDATFHDTRSATWVLDPDGSLTRVNQAAREMVDADVGSVVGDPFWTLPWWPDDRQTSADIRRLVGTAIDGAFGQAVVIQDAVTSHRVLELSVQPVTDERGDLVSIIVDSVDITDRVDLDRELRESEELHRVTLNNMTDTVLITDEDGEYTYVCPNVHFIFGYTADEIRELGTIEDLLGDGLFDRDELAEEGVLKNIETTVTDKAGHEHTLLVNVREVTIQDGTLLYSCRDITKRKQREQALATLQETARDFLYAETHQEIAQHVVDDTANSLGLDASAVYLFDAEDNHLQPAAHSQAMRNAHGPLPSVHADGRDLTSHSFVENEARFFEDIHDADRLTDPATDIRSAAYIPLGNHGVFIAGSTEVGVFDDVTRELADLLAVTAEAALDRVDRESRLREQDRELQRQNDRLTTLDRLNETIREIDQALVRSETREEIDHTVCERLTADGRFQFAWIGTLDGTAETVAPQAWAGADNGYLETQSIAISADDVEPAGRTAATGEVTLVSNVAADLRAAPWRTAAISRDLLSVLSVPLVYNDLSYGVLTVYAETPDAFDEPIQTVLAELGETIAAAISASERKRALLTTSMTRVEYAVTDPSFVLTRLATAADCTLTYEGGVQQTAGGDYVFVTVEDAPLDAVVDAMTGLRVVEAVQRIRGGDTGGVLRLRLAEPFLATELADHGAVLRSATASPTGAELVIDVSGSVEVRHVTQFIGERFSDIELTSKQTREQASEHGFYASVLDRLTERQLEVLETAYYSGFFESPRKATGEVVADSLDISPQAFYQHIRTVQRKLFAALIDDHTPVATRHTE, from the coding sequence ATGACGTCCACAGCTAGTGGCGTCCTCGATGCGGCCACCATCGTCGTCGTCGGTGACACGGCGTGGATAAACGCGTACAGCGATGCGCTCCGGAAGCAGTCTGACGCGACCGTCCACAGGGTCTCGACAGCATCGGCAGCGCGAGAGACGCTCCGGCAGACAGCCGTCGACTGCATCGTTGCCGACTACAGTCTCCCCGAGACGACAGGTATCGAACTGGTCCGTCGTATCCGCGACACGACGACGACGCTGCCGATACTCCTGGGAACGGCTGACGGGAGCGAGACGATCGCCAGTGCAGCCATCGAAGCCGGTGTGACCGACTACATCGCGGTCACCGACAGGCCAGGAGCCCTCATCGAAGATGCCCTCCAGCGGACCGAGCAGGCGCTCCGGGAAGCACAGCGGGCGGCGACCCGGCTCGAGCGCGCCCGACAGTTCGACGCCACCTTCCACGACACCAGGTCGGCGACATGGGTACTCGACCCCGACGGCTCGCTCACGCGCGTCAACCAGGCCGCCCGGGAGATGGTGGACGCGGACGTCGGATCCGTGGTCGGTGACCCGTTCTGGACGCTGCCATGGTGGCCCGACGACCGGCAGACGAGCGCCGACATCCGCCGCCTCGTCGGGACGGCCATCGACGGCGCGTTCGGGCAGGCCGTCGTCATCCAGGACGCCGTGACCAGCCACCGGGTTCTGGAGCTCTCCGTCCAGCCCGTCACCGACGAACGCGGGGACCTCGTCTCGATAATCGTCGACAGCGTCGATATCACCGACCGGGTCGACCTCGACCGGGAGCTTCGCGAGTCCGAGGAGCTCCACCGTGTCACGCTCAACAACATGACCGACACCGTCCTCATCACCGACGAGGACGGCGAGTACACGTACGTCTGCCCGAACGTCCACTTCATCTTCGGGTACACTGCCGACGAGATTCGGGAGCTGGGCACGATAGAGGATCTGCTCGGCGACGGCCTCTTCGACCGTGACGAACTCGCCGAGGAGGGCGTCCTGAAGAACATCGAGACCACGGTGACGGACAAAGCCGGCCACGAACACACGCTGCTGGTGAACGTCCGCGAGGTCACCATCCAGGACGGCACGCTGCTGTACAGCTGTCGGGATATCACGAAGCGCAAGCAGCGTGAACAGGCACTGGCGACCCTCCAGGAGACTGCCCGGGACTTCCTGTACGCCGAGACCCACCAGGAGATCGCCCAGCACGTCGTCGACGACACCGCGAACAGCCTCGGACTCGACGCCAGCGCCGTCTACCTCTTCGACGCCGAGGACAATCACCTCCAGCCCGCCGCCCACTCGCAGGCGATGCGGAACGCACACGGGCCGCTGCCGTCCGTTCACGCGGACGGTCGTGACCTCACGAGCCACAGCTTCGTCGAGAACGAGGCCCGCTTCTTCGAGGACATCCACGACGCGGACCGCCTCACCGACCCCGCGACCGATATCCGAAGTGCGGCGTACATCCCGCTCGGCAACCACGGGGTGTTCATCGCTGGGTCGACCGAGGTCGGGGTCTTCGACGATGTCACGCGGGAGCTCGCCGACCTCCTCGCCGTGACGGCCGAGGCGGCGCTCGACCGTGTCGACCGGGAGTCCCGGCTTCGCGAACAGGACCGCGAACTCCAGCGACAGAACGACCGACTCACTACGCTCGACCGCCTCAACGAGACCATCCGCGAGATCGACCAGGCGCTCGTGCGGTCCGAGACCCGCGAGGAGATCGACCACACCGTCTGTGAGCGACTCACTGCCGACGGGCGCTTCCAGTTCGCCTGGATCGGAACCCTCGATGGCACGGCGGAGACGGTGGCGCCGCAGGCGTGGGCGGGGGCTGATAACGGCTACCTCGAGACACAGTCCATCGCCATCTCCGCCGACGATGTCGAACCAGCTGGGCGAACTGCGGCGACGGGGGAGGTGACCCTCGTTTCGAACGTTGCGGCCGATCTCCGTGCAGCACCGTGGCGCACGGCCGCGATATCGCGTGACCTGCTCTCCGTGTTGAGTGTCCCGCTCGTGTACAACGACCTCTCGTATGGTGTCCTGACGGTGTACGCGGAGACACCGGACGCGTTCGACGAGCCCATCCAGACCGTGCTCGCGGAACTGGGCGAGACGATCGCTGCCGCCATCAGCGCCAGCGAGCGCAAGCGTGCGCTCCTCACCACGTCGATGACGCGCGTCGAGTACGCGGTCACCGATCCGTCGTTCGTGCTCACGCGGCTGGCCACTGCTGCGGACTGTACGCTCACCTACGAGGGTGGCGTCCAGCAGACCGCGGGCGGCGATTACGTGTTCGTCACCGTCGAGGACGCTCCGCTCGACGCCGTCGTCGACGCGATGACCGGCCTCAGGGTCGTCGAGGCCGTGCAACGGATCCGGGGCGGCGACACCGGTGGCGTGTTGCGCCTCCGGCTGGCCGAGCCGTTCCTCGCGACCGAACTGGCCGACCACGGCGCCGTCCTCCGGAGCGCGACGGCCTCGCCGACGGGAGCGGAGCTGGTCATCGACGTCTCCGGGAGCGTCGAGGTCAGACACGTCACACAGTTCATCGGCGAGCGCTTCAGCGACATCGAGCTCACGTCGAAACAGACGCGCGAACAGGCCTCCGAGCACGGCTTCTACGCCTCGGTCCTCGACCGCCTGACCGAGAGGCAACTGGAGGTCCTGGAGACGGCGTACTACAGCGGGTTCTTCGAGTCCCCCCGGAAGGCGACCGGCGAAGTGGTCGCGGACTCGCTGGATATCTCCCCACAGGCCTTCTACCAGCATATCCGCACCGTACAGCGGAAACTGTTCGCGGCGCTGATCGACGACCACACGCCGGTCGCCACCCGGCACACGGAGTGA
- a CDS encoding rubrerythrin-like domain-containing protein, producing the protein MRDIDQTPAEESPYECFECGNVVLAENNPGQCPDCAGQMRNRHTPIE; encoded by the coding sequence ATGAGGGACATCGACCAGACACCGGCCGAAGAATCGCCCTACGAGTGCTTCGAGTGCGGGAACGTCGTGCTCGCCGAGAACAACCCCGGCCAGTGTCCCGACTGTGCTGGGCAGATGCGGAACCGACACACACCGATTGAATGA
- the gdhB gene encoding glutamate dehydrogenase GdhB yields the protein MTMASTSTTSHDDEPEEEPSEPESALETARRQLQHAADHLDIDPNIVERLEHPKKVQEVTVPIERENGDVAVYTGYRAQHDSVRGPFKGGLRYHPDVTREECVGLGMWMTWKCAVMDIPFGGAKGGIAVNPKDLTDAETEQLTRRFTDEIRSVIGPTTDIPAPDMGTDPQTMAWLMDAYSMQEGETIPGVVTGKPPIVGGSEGRDAAPGRSVAITAREAIDYYGKDIRETSIAIQGFGSVGSNAAQLLDDWGANVVAVSDVNGGIYDANGLDTHAIPSHHQEPEAVMTHEAPETVTNDELLELDVDVVIPAAVGNVLTADNADDIAADLIIEGANGPTTSAASAVFAERDLPVIPDILANAGGVTVSYFEWLQDINRRAWSLERVNEELETEMLAAWGDVRAEFETRDVTWRDAAYIVALSRIAKAHEARGLWP from the coding sequence ATGACGATGGCCTCGACATCGACGACCAGCCACGACGACGAGCCGGAGGAGGAGCCCAGCGAACCGGAGTCCGCGCTGGAGACGGCACGCCGCCAGCTCCAGCACGCCGCCGACCACCTCGACATCGACCCGAACATCGTCGAGCGGCTCGAACACCCCAAGAAGGTCCAGGAGGTCACCGTGCCGATCGAGCGCGAGAACGGCGACGTGGCGGTCTACACCGGGTATCGCGCCCAGCACGACAGCGTCCGTGGTCCATTCAAGGGCGGACTCCGGTACCACCCCGACGTGACGCGCGAGGAGTGTGTCGGGCTCGGGATGTGGATGACCTGGAAGTGTGCCGTGATGGACATCCCGTTCGGCGGGGCGAAGGGCGGCATCGCCGTGAACCCCAAGGACCTGACCGACGCCGAGACGGAACAGCTGACGCGCCGGTTCACCGACGAGATCCGGTCGGTCATCGGGCCGACGACGGACATCCCGGCCCCCGACATGGGGACGGACCCGCAGACGATGGCGTGGCTGATGGACGCCTACTCGATGCAGGAGGGTGAGACCATCCCGGGAGTGGTCACGGGCAAGCCCCCCATCGTCGGCGGCAGCGAGGGGCGTGATGCGGCTCCGGGCCGGAGCGTCGCGATCACCGCCCGGGAGGCGATCGACTACTACGGGAAGGACATCAGGGAGACATCGATTGCGATCCAGGGCTTCGGCAGCGTGGGCTCGAACGCGGCGCAGTTACTCGACGACTGGGGGGCGAACGTCGTCGCGGTGAGCGACGTCAACGGCGGGATCTACGACGCGAACGGACTGGACACGCACGCGATTCCCTCTCACCACCAGGAACCCGAGGCGGTGATGACCCACGAGGCACCGGAGACGGTGACGAACGACGAGTTGCTGGAGCTCGACGTCGACGTGGTGATTCCGGCGGCAGTCGGGAACGTCCTGACGGCTGACAACGCGGACGACATCGCTGCGGACCTCATCATCGAGGGGGCCAACGGTCCGACGACGAGTGCGGCGAGTGCGGTGTTCGCCGAACGGGACCTCCCGGTGATTCCGGATATCCTGGCCAACGCTGGCGGTGTGACGGTGAGTTACTTCGAATGGTTGCAGGACATCAATCGTCGTGCGTGGTCGCTCGAACGCGTCAACGAGGAGCTGGAGACGGAGATGCTGGCAGCCTGGGGAGACGTTCGAGCGGAGTTCGAGACGCGGGACGTGACGTGGCGTGATGCGGCGTATATCGTCGCGCTGTCACGGATCGCGAAGGCCCACGAGGCGCGGGGGCTCTGGCCCTGA
- a CDS encoding PGF-CTERM sorting domain-containing protein, whose product MNWKALVVAVTLVVSAVGTPVAAAATTNAASSQSSAQAQSGTYVSFETADSAVVDYTVNGKTVVDRLSVQSTSEAKSQVGGDLGVGGDVGFSGAGLSLASSFQAGVSTTATIQSESGAEIITHDNDRGIVVVESNGESHVARFNSSDGSEAEQASEKRAVITSNDGATATVIVVGDGNVSVSDGGNVTATAEEDARVVYRQYEGERNDSEKQQERLIANGTAVAEVYVQAAGDAASDAGDDDSDETPTATDSPTEEPSEEAEERSADVVRYSEDTTVEVTENAAGTFNATVERSQSEGKVVIMSVSEAAFENAENAEVYVDGEAAAEASSYSEVQSATNDGETSKYLVRSSSSAEASTDVVVGINHFSAREVSMQSGGDGGGAISGGQPGFGAAIAVIALVGAALLARRQA is encoded by the coding sequence ATGAACTGGAAAGCACTCGTGGTCGCGGTCACCCTGGTCGTCTCTGCCGTGGGGACGCCGGTGGCTGCCGCCGCGACGACGAACGCGGCCAGCAGCCAGTCGTCCGCACAGGCACAGAGCGGTACCTACGTCTCGTTCGAGACGGCTGACAGCGCGGTCGTGGACTACACGGTCAACGGGAAGACGGTCGTCGACCGGCTGAGCGTCCAGTCCACGTCCGAGGCGAAGTCGCAGGTCGGTGGCGACCTCGGCGTCGGCGGTGACGTCGGGTTCTCCGGCGCGGGTCTGAGCCTCGCCAGCAGCTTCCAGGCCGGGGTCAGCACCACGGCGACGATCCAGTCCGAGAGCGGCGCGGAGATCATCACGCACGACAACGACCGCGGAATCGTGGTCGTCGAGTCCAACGGCGAGAGCCACGTCGCGCGGTTCAACAGCTCGGACGGCTCCGAGGCGGAGCAGGCGTCCGAGAAGCGCGCGGTCATCACCAGCAACGACGGCGCCACGGCGACGGTCATCGTCGTCGGTGACGGTAACGTGAGCGTCTCCGACGGCGGCAACGTCACGGCGACGGCCGAGGAGGACGCTCGGGTCGTCTACCGCCAGTACGAGGGCGAGCGTAACGACTCCGAGAAGCAGCAGGAGCGCCTGATCGCCAACGGCACCGCGGTTGCGGAGGTCTACGTGCAGGCTGCCGGTGACGCCGCCAGCGACGCCGGCGACGACGACAGCGACGAGACGCCGACCGCGACCGACTCGCCGACCGAGGAGCCCAGCGAGGAGGCCGAGGAGCGTAGCGCCGATGTCGTCCGATACAGCGAGGACACGACGGTCGAGGTGACCGAGAACGCCGCCGGCACGTTCAACGCGACCGTCGAGCGCTCGCAGAGCGAGGGGAAGGTCGTCATCATGAGCGTCTCGGAGGCCGCCTTCGAGAACGCGGAGAACGCCGAGGTGTACGTCGACGGTGAGGCGGCGGCCGAGGCCTCGTCGTACTCCGAGGTTCAGAGCGCCACCAACGACGGCGAGACCTCGAAGTACCTCGTCCGGTCCTCGAGCAGTGCAGAGGCCTCGACGGACGTGGTGGTCGGCATCAACCACTTCTCCGCCCGTGAGGTCTCGATGCAGTCCGGCGGTGACGGCGGCGGCGCAATCAGCGGCGGCCAGCCCGGCTTCGGTGCCGCTATCGCTGTCATCGCGCTCGTCGGCGCGGCCCTGCTCGCGCGTCGCCAGGCCTGA
- a CDS encoding DUF5518 domain-containing protein, which yields MGDGDTLLNAVVGALVTVVLSFTGFSPLLGGGVAGYLQRGDRSEGARVGALSGAIATVPFVFILAVVVSVFGLFVAGGGPAEAGLGLALGVVVFVFALAWNIALGAIGGYLGVYVLAEFEDGRADATR from the coding sequence ATGGGAGACGGAGATACCCTGCTCAACGCGGTCGTCGGTGCCCTCGTCACGGTGGTCCTCTCGTTCACGGGCTTCTCGCCGCTGCTCGGTGGCGGTGTGGCCGGCTATCTCCAGCGCGGTGACCGGAGCGAAGGAGCCCGTGTCGGCGCGCTCTCGGGCGCCATCGCCACCGTCCCGTTCGTCTTCATCCTCGCGGTCGTGGTGAGCGTCTTCGGCCTGTTCGTCGCGGGCGGCGGTCCCGCGGAGGCCGGGCTCGGGCTCGCCCTCGGCGTGGTGGTGTTCGTCTTCGCACTGGCCTGGAACATCGCTCTGGGGGCGATCGGTGGCTACCTGGGCGTCTACGTCCTGGCGGAGTTCGAGGACGGTCGCGCCGACGCAACCCGCTGA